Proteins from a genomic interval of Cottoperca gobio chromosome 8, fCotGob3.1, whole genome shotgun sequence:
- the LOC115011763 gene encoding uncharacterized protein LOC115011763, protein MEEQRCSLQPSRSPDATPTHNGSALNSLTTDADAEAFFKSITSSQGQRLDDQRAAFPTLPEISGNSKRKEDGRIANAGISTSPPHIIVAEGTPKTSRKDYTRRTSQPQIFNSEYGFSRALPKSASFTTATAYQKKINSPGQVTVKVSMSFTPELGHKNTDQPSIFPEVFLTLGAPGDNLVIPLSPSLGRSLSFNLNLVPKEDVKSRRGSQSLASPRRGHSRSSSPNPHEQRSSSISPDEDCFSLIEKVHTAQLQKGGKKSSQGDPEKGRGKKDNKYGGNKH, encoded by the exons ATGGAAGAGCAACGTTGCTCTTTACAACCCAGCAGAAGCCCAGAtgccacacccacacacaatgGAAGTGCTTTAAACAGTTTAACCACAG ATGCAGATGCTGAAGCATTCTTCAAAAGCATTACTTCCAGTCAGGGACAACGGCTAGACGATCAGCGTGCTGCATTTCCTACCTTGCCAGAGATAAGTGGGAattctaaaagaaaagaagatggtAGGATTGCGAATGCTGGAATCTCA ACTTCTCCACCACACATCATTGTTGCTGAAGGTACACCAAAAACATCAAGGAAGGACTATACCAGACGTACCTCACAACCCCAAATTTTTAACTCAGAATATGGCTTCTCCAGAGCCCTACCTAAATCTGCTTCATTTACCACAGCGACAGCTTATCAGAAGAAGATAAATTCCCCAGGACAG GTGACAGTGAAGGTGTCCATGAGCTTCACACCAGAGCTG GGACATAAGAATACGGACCAACCATCTATATTCCCAGAAGTCTTCCTTACTCTAGGAGCCCCTGGAGATAACCTTGTGATCCCTCTGAGCCCATCACTTGGCAGATCCCTGTCCTTCAACTTAAACCTTGTCCCAAAAGAAGATGTCAAGTCCAGGCGTGGCTCTCAAAGCCTTGCAAGTCCCAGAAGAGGCCACTCAAGGTCTTCATCTCCCAACCCACATGAACAGAGGAGCAGCTCCATCAGTCCAGATGAAGACTGCTTCTCTCTGATTGAGAAAGTTCACACAGCGCAGCTGCagaagggaggaaaaaaatCCTCTCAAGGGGATCCAGAAAAGGGGAGGGGAAAGAAAGATAATAAGTATGGTGGCAATAAACACTAG